Proteins from a single region of Pseudomonas fulva:
- a CDS encoding extensin-like domain-containing protein, with amino-acid sequence MRQFLSALLIFVAVGGPLALYRQWIDVPPRWNPWAPLDLRDTPNWLTAYKLRRLQGDPELCRTVLDTSALRYVALPDSTPAADCPLTNTVRVQGSDVRLSSSFIATCPVAAAFALFERHGLQPAAEQRFGQRVVQVDHVGSFACRTIAGSQRRSQHASANALDIVGFRLADGRRISVLRDWPGEDDKSLFLRQVQQAACSSFNTTLGPDYNAAHRDHFHLDMGGFRMCR; translated from the coding sequence GTGCGGCAGTTTCTGAGCGCGCTGTTGATCTTCGTGGCGGTTGGCGGTCCGCTGGCGCTGTATCGCCAGTGGATCGACGTGCCACCGCGCTGGAACCCCTGGGCCCCGCTCGACCTGCGTGACACGCCCAACTGGCTGACCGCCTACAAGCTGCGGCGTCTGCAGGGCGACCCCGAGTTATGCCGTACGGTGCTCGATACGTCGGCGCTGCGCTACGTCGCGCTGCCCGACAGCACGCCGGCCGCCGATTGCCCGCTGACCAACACGGTGCGGGTGCAGGGCAGCGACGTGCGCCTGAGCAGCAGCTTTATCGCCACCTGCCCGGTGGCCGCGGCCTTCGCCCTGTTCGAACGCCATGGCTTGCAACCGGCGGCCGAACAGCGTTTCGGCCAGCGGGTGGTGCAGGTCGACCATGTCGGCAGCTTCGCCTGCCGCACCATCGCCGGCAGTCAGCGGCGCAGCCAGCATGCCTCGGCCAATGCCCTGGATATCGTCGGTTTCCGCCTGGCCGATGGCCGGCGCATCAGTGTGCTGCGTGACTGGCCGGGCGAAGATGACAAATCGCTGTTTCTGCGCCAGGTGCAGCAGGCGGCCTGTTCCAGCTTCAATACCACCCTGGGGCCGGACTACAACGCCGCGCACCGTGATCACTTCCATCTGGATATGGGCGGCTTCCGCATGTGCCGCTGA
- a CDS encoding isocitrate lyase/PEP mutase family protein — translation MSIYRERGERLRSLHQQGELLVLPNPWDAGSAKMLAALGFHALATTSAGLAFSLGRRDAEGAVSRDEALANARAIVEATALPVVADLENGYGDAPEHCAATVRLAAQVGLVGGSIEDATGHADQPIYAFDVAVERIRASVAAAQALDIPFTLTARAENFLHGRADLDDTIRRLVAYAEAGADVLYAPGLTTREQIRAVVEAVAPRPVNVLVGSPSLTLSLDELAQLGVKRVSLGSNLARVAYGAFLQAATGLAERGDLSSARQALPFDAINDLFKG, via the coding sequence ATGTCCATTTACCGTGAGCGTGGCGAACGCCTTCGATCCTTGCACCAGCAGGGTGAGTTGCTGGTTCTGCCCAACCCCTGGGATGCGGGGTCGGCGAAGATGCTCGCGGCGCTCGGTTTCCATGCCCTGGCCACCACCAGCGCCGGGCTGGCCTTTTCCCTGGGGCGGCGCGATGCCGAAGGCGCGGTAAGTCGTGACGAGGCACTGGCCAACGCCAGGGCAATCGTCGAAGCGACGGCGCTGCCGGTGGTCGCCGACCTGGAAAATGGCTACGGCGATGCGCCCGAGCACTGCGCCGCGACCGTGCGGTTGGCGGCGCAGGTCGGCCTGGTCGGCGGCTCCATCGAAGATGCCACCGGCCATGCCGATCAACCGATCTATGCCTTCGACGTAGCGGTAGAGCGCATTCGCGCTTCGGTCGCGGCAGCCCAGGCGCTGGACATTCCCTTCACCCTGACTGCCCGTGCGGAAAACTTCCTGCATGGCCGCGCCGACCTGGACGACACCATTCGCCGCCTGGTGGCCTACGCCGAAGCCGGCGCGGACGTGCTCTACGCGCCAGGGCTGACCACCCGTGAGCAGATCCGGGCGGTGGTCGAGGCCGTGGCGCCCAGGCCGGTCAACGTGCTGGTCGGCTCGCCGAGCCTGACGCTGTCGCTGGACGAGCTGGCGCAGCTGGGCGTCAAGCGCGTGAGCCTGGGCTCCAACCTGGCCCGCGTCGCCTATGGCGCCTTTCTGCAGGCGGCCACCGGGCTGGCCGAACGCGGCGACCTGAGCAGCGCCCGGCAGGCGCTGCCGTTCGACGCCATCAACGACCTGTTCAAGGGCTAG
- the groL gene encoding chaperonin GroEL (60 kDa chaperone family; promotes refolding of misfolded polypeptides especially under stressful conditions; forms two stacked rings of heptamers to form a barrel-shaped 14mer; ends can be capped by GroES; misfolded proteins enter the barrel where they are refolded when GroES binds) — protein MAAKDVKFGDAARKKLLTGVNVLADAVKATLGPKGRNVVLERSFGAPLITKDGVSVAKEIELKDKIENIGAQLVKDVASKANDAAGDGTTTATVLAQAIVTEGLKSVAAGLNPMDLKRGIDKATAAIVAELKNLSKPCTDSKAIAQVGTISANSDDSIGNIIAEAMEKVGKEGVITVEEGSGLENELSVVEGMQFDRGYLSPYFINKPDTMVAELDSPLLLLVDKKISNIRELLPVLEAVAKAGRPLLIVAEDVEGEALATLVVNNMRGIVKVAAVKAPGFGDRRKAMLQDIAVLTGGTVISEEIGLSLESTTLEHLGQAKRVVLNKENTTIIDGAGQQVDIESRVAQIRKQVEDTTSDYDKEKLQERLAKLAGGVAVIKVGAATEVEMKEKKARVEDALHATRAAVEEGVVPGGGVALVRAQAALDGLKGINLEQDAGISILRRAIEAPLRQIVTNAGDEASVVLDKVKQGSGNYGYNAANGEYGDLIEFGIIDPAKVTRSALQAAASIAGLLITTEAIVAELPEDKAAPAMPDMGGMGGMGGMM, from the coding sequence ATGGCAGCTAAAGACGTAAAATTCGGCGACGCCGCTCGCAAGAAACTGCTGACCGGTGTCAACGTTCTGGCCGACGCCGTCAAGGCCACCCTCGGCCCGAAAGGCCGTAACGTCGTTCTGGAGCGCAGCTTCGGCGCGCCGCTGATCACCAAGGACGGCGTTTCCGTCGCCAAGGAAATCGAGCTCAAGGACAAGATCGAAAACATCGGCGCCCAGCTGGTCAAGGACGTTGCGTCCAAGGCCAACGATGCTGCCGGTGACGGCACCACCACCGCCACCGTTCTGGCTCAAGCCATCGTGACCGAAGGCCTGAAGTCGGTTGCCGCCGGTCTCAACCCGATGGACCTCAAGCGCGGCATCGACAAGGCCACCGCGGCCATCGTCGCCGAGCTGAAGAACCTGTCCAAGCCGTGCACCGACAGCAAGGCCATCGCTCAGGTTGGCACCATCTCCGCCAACTCCGACGACTCCATCGGCAACATCATTGCCGAAGCCATGGAAAAAGTCGGCAAGGAAGGCGTGATCACCGTTGAAGAAGGCTCGGGCCTGGAAAACGAACTGTCCGTCGTAGAAGGCATGCAGTTCGACCGCGGCTACCTGTCGCCGTACTTCATCAACAAGCCGGACACCATGGTTGCCGAACTGGACAGCCCGCTGCTGCTGCTGGTCGACAAGAAGATCTCCAACATCCGCGAACTGCTGCCGGTTCTGGAAGCCGTTGCCAAGGCTGGCCGTCCGCTGCTGATCGTTGCCGAAGACGTCGAAGGCGAAGCCCTGGCGACTCTGGTGGTCAACAACATGCGCGGCATCGTCAAGGTCGCTGCCGTCAAGGCGCCGGGCTTCGGTGATCGTCGCAAGGCCATGCTGCAGGACATCGCCGTTCTGACCGGCGGTACCGTGATCTCCGAAGAGATCGGCCTGAGCCTGGAAAGCACCACCCTGGAGCACCTGGGTCAAGCCAAGCGTGTGGTCCTGAACAAGGAAAACACCACCATCATCGACGGTGCTGGCCAGCAAGTGGACATCGAGTCCCGCGTTGCCCAGATCCGCAAGCAGGTCGAAGACACCACTTCGGACTACGACAAAGAGAAGCTGCAAGAGCGTCTGGCCAAGCTGGCTGGCGGCGTTGCGGTGATCAAGGTCGGCGCTGCCACCGAAGTCGAGATGAAAGAGAAGAAAGCCCGCGTTGAAGACGCCCTGCACGCGACCCGTGCCGCCGTCGAAGAAGGCGTGGTACCTGGCGGTGGTGTTGCCCTGGTGCGTGCCCAGGCCGCTCTGGACGGTCTCAAAGGCATCAACCTGGAGCAGGACGCTGGTATCAGCATTCTGCGCCGCGCCATCGAAGCGCCGCTGCGCCAGATCGTCACCAACGCCGGCGACGAAGCGTCCGTGGTGCTGGACAAGGTCAAGCAGGGTTCCGGTAACTACGGTTACAACGCTGCCAACGGCGAGTACGGCGACCTGATCGAGTTCGGCATCATCGACCCGGCCAAGGTTACCCGTAGCGCGCTGCAAGCCGCTGCTTCCATCGCTGGCCTGCTGATCACCACCGAGGCGATCGTTGCAGAACTGCCGGAAGACAAGGCTGCTCCGGCCATGCCGGACATGGGCGGCATGGGTGGCATGGGCGGCATGATGTAA
- a CDS encoding co-chaperone GroES, which translates to MKLRPLHDRVVIRRSEEETKTAGGIVLPGSAAEKPNQGEIVAVGTGRVLDSGEVRALAVKVGDKVVFGPYSGSNTVKVDGEDLLVMSENEILAVVDA; encoded by the coding sequence ATGAAGCTTCGTCCTTTGCATGACCGCGTCGTGATCCGTCGCAGCGAAGAAGAAACCAAAACCGCTGGCGGTATCGTGCTGCCGGGCTCGGCTGCCGAGAAGCCGAATCAGGGCGAAATCGTTGCCGTGGGTACTGGCCGTGTTCTGGACAGCGGTGAAGTCCGTGCCCTGGCCGTCAAGGTCGGTGACAAGGTGGTGTTCGGCCCTTACTCCGGCAGCAACACCGTCAAGGTCGACGGCGAAGACCTGCTGGTGATGAGCGAGAACGAAATCCTCGCCGTCGTCGACGCCTGA
- a CDS encoding FxsA family protein, translated as MRIFMLLFLLFPILELAVLISVGSAIGVLPTIALVILTSIFGGLMLRIAGITTAWRARERLARGEMPDQEVLQGLMMAVGGGLLLLPGFISDVIGILCLLPFTRRWLVERVRQRAAEQAARQRAFADDLAARNGQPGAHKPNVLEGEYERRE; from the coding sequence ATGCGCATTTTCATGTTGTTGTTCCTGCTGTTCCCGATCCTCGAGTTGGCCGTGCTGATCTCGGTGGGCAGCGCCATCGGCGTGCTGCCGACCATTGCCCTGGTGATCCTCACCTCGATCTTCGGTGGCCTGATGCTGCGCATTGCCGGGATCACCACCGCCTGGCGTGCCCGCGAGCGCCTGGCCCGCGGCGAAATGCCGGATCAGGAAGTGCTGCAGGGGCTGATGATGGCGGTCGGCGGCGGCCTGCTGCTGCTGCCGGGTTTCATCAGCGACGTCATCGGCATTCTCTGCCTGCTGCCGTTCACCCGCCGCTGGCTGGTCGAGCGCGTGCGCCAGCGCGCCGCCGAGCAGGCCGCGCGGCAGCGGGCCTTCGCCGATGACCTGGCAGCCCGTAATGGCCAGCCCGGTGCCCACAAGCCGAACGTGCTGGAAGGCGAGTACGAGCGCCGCGAGTAA
- a CDS encoding SDR family oxidoreductase, which yields MQLEDKVIIITGGGQGLGRAMAEYLAGRRVRLALVDLNQEKLDETAAACRALGVQARTYLCNVASEEQVTQTIAQIAEDFGSIHGLVNNAGILRDGLTIKVKDGEMSKMSLAQWQSVIDVNLTGVFLCTREVAAKMIELQNEGAIINISSVSRAGNIGQANYSAAKAAVAADTVVWARELARYGIRVAGVAPGFIATDMVAGMKPEALQRMTEVIPLKRLGKPEEIAHAIAFLLENEYFTGRILELDGGVRL from the coding sequence ATGCAACTCGAAGACAAAGTCATCATCATCACCGGCGGCGGCCAGGGCCTCGGCCGCGCCATGGCCGAGTACCTCGCCGGGCGTCGCGTGCGCCTGGCACTGGTCGACCTCAACCAGGAAAAACTCGATGAAACCGCGGCGGCCTGCCGGGCGCTGGGCGTGCAGGCGCGCACCTACCTGTGCAACGTGGCCAGCGAAGAGCAGGTCACCCAGACCATCGCCCAGATCGCCGAGGATTTCGGCTCGATCCATGGCCTGGTCAACAATGCCGGCATCCTGCGCGACGGCCTAACCATCAAGGTCAAGGATGGCGAGATGAGCAAGATGAGCCTGGCCCAGTGGCAGTCGGTGATCGACGTCAACCTGACCGGCGTGTTCCTGTGCACCCGGGAGGTGGCGGCGAAGATGATCGAGCTGCAGAACGAGGGGGCGATCATCAATATTTCCTCGGTATCGCGGGCCGGCAACATCGGCCAGGCCAACTACTCGGCCGCCAAGGCCGCGGTGGCCGCCGATACCGTGGTCTGGGCTCGCGAGCTGGCGCGCTACGGTATCCGCGTGGCCGGCGTGGCACCGGGCTTCATCGCAACCGACATGGTCGCCGGCATGAAGCCCGAGGCCCTGCAGCGCATGACCGAGGTGATTCCGCTCAAGCGCCTCGGCAAACCGGAAGAGATCGCCCACGCCATCGCCTTTCTGCTGGAGAACGAGTATTTCACCGGGCGCATTCTCGAGCTCGACGGCGGTGTGCGCCTGTAG
- a CDS encoding DUF481 domain-containing protein, protein MFTRTLLCLGLSVATTPLLADTVWMKNGDRLTGTIKVLDGGKLLLETDYGGSIPLDWKKIATLDSAQELLVKENEITGERAKSLQAADSGKVTLANGDAPKTVELASIKQIMKPKPLVEDFMWKGNVDVAMDYKRAESDTDDYDVDLKTQARHGKWRHNATVDYNRELRNDVVSTDNWGTEYALDRFLDEQWFWQGRFEYKRDQIEDLERQRTVGTGPGYQFWDNELGAFSVAGLLNRSDYEYANGEKDNFYAISMRWDYNRYLIGKTFELFSTGEVGKPLASAADYALDAEVGLRYKVTDWASLNMKASKDQVSGSEGDKDETRYTIGFGVGW, encoded by the coding sequence ATGTTTACTCGTACCTTGTTGTGCCTGGGCCTCAGCGTCGCCACCACACCGCTGCTGGCCGATACCGTATGGATGAAAAACGGCGACCGCCTGACCGGAACCATCAAGGTTCTCGACGGTGGCAAGCTGCTGCTGGAAACCGACTACGGTGGTTCCATTCCGCTGGACTGGAAAAAGATCGCCACCCTCGACAGCGCTCAGGAGCTGCTGGTCAAGGAGAACGAAATCACCGGTGAGCGTGCCAAGTCGCTGCAGGCCGCCGATTCCGGCAAGGTGACGCTCGCCAATGGCGATGCACCGAAGACCGTCGAGCTGGCCAGCATCAAGCAGATCATGAAGCCCAAGCCCTTGGTCGAAGACTTCATGTGGAAAGGCAACGTCGACGTGGCCATGGACTACAAGCGCGCCGAGAGCGACACCGACGACTACGACGTCGACCTCAAGACCCAGGCCCGCCATGGCAAGTGGCGTCACAATGCGACGGTCGACTACAACCGCGAACTGCGCAACGACGTGGTCAGCACCGACAACTGGGGCACCGAGTACGCCCTGGACCGTTTCCTCGACGAACAGTGGTTCTGGCAGGGGCGCTTCGAATACAAGCGCGACCAGATCGAGGATCTCGAGCGGCAGCGTACGGTGGGTACCGGTCCGGGTTACCAGTTCTGGGACAACGAGCTGGGTGCGTTTTCGGTTGCCGGTCTGCTCAACCGTTCCGACTATGAGTACGCCAACGGCGAGAAGGACAACTTCTACGCCATCAGTATGCGTTGGGACTACAACCGTTACCTGATCGGCAAGACCTTCGAGCTGTTCAGCACCGGCGAGGTGGGCAAGCCGCTGGCCAGTGCCGCCGACTACGCGCTGGATGCCGAAGTGGGCCTGCGCTACAAGGTCACCGACTGGGCCTCGTTGAACATGAAGGCATCCAAGGACCAGGTCAGTGGTTCGGAAGGCGACAAGGATGAAACCCGCTACACCATCGGCTTCGGGGTGGGTTGGTAA
- a CDS encoding MGMT family protein, which translates to MPTRQTDYSAPLADADQQARRDALYLALAQVPPGKVVTYGELAALAGLGRAARWVGRTLGQLPDGTALPWHRVVAAGGRLSLAADSPSGVEQRARLRVEGVLSHNGRVDIRRHGWRPLEHEA; encoded by the coding sequence ATGCCGACACGACAGACCGATTACAGCGCGCCGCTGGCCGACGCCGATCAACAGGCCCGCCGTGATGCGCTGTACCTGGCGCTGGCCCAGGTACCGCCCGGCAAGGTGGTCACCTATGGCGAGCTGGCCGCACTGGCGGGCCTGGGGCGCGCGGCGCGCTGGGTCGGCCGGACCCTCGGCCAACTGCCCGACGGCACCGCCCTGCCCTGGCATCGTGTGGTTGCCGCCGGCGGCCGGTTGAGCCTGGCGGCCGACTCGCCAAGCGGGGTTGAACAACGTGCCCGATTGCGCGTCGAAGGGGTGCTATCCCACAATGGTCGGGTGGATATCCGACGTCACGGCTGGCGCCCCCTGGAGCACGAGGCATGA
- a CDS encoding AmpG family muropeptide MFS transporter, with translation MHRKSWRDAIAAYSSPSTLVLLVLGFAAGLPYMLVFSTLSVWLREAGVARETIGFASLIGLAYAFKWVWSPLLDQWRLPLLGKLGRRRSWLVLSQILIAIGLAGMALCDPHTHLTWLIALAVLVAFASATQDIAVDAYRLEIVDDTRQAALAASYMAGYRVAALLATAGALYVAEGLGSTTLLYQHAAWAGTYLLFALLMLPGLLTSLWMKEPPVSLRTQLAAAKYGFSHQIASVLVLIVLLVSVPAMFTQLYNTDFPSLVTGEATLLDLLLEDRAFLRAILYTILTTLCLSSMGRRGLAPVLTPVNDFILRYRWQALLLLGLIATYRMSDTVMGVMANVFYIDQGFTKDQIASVSKLFGLIMTLVGAGAGGLLIVRFGIMPILFIGGAASAATNLLFMLLAGMGANLQMLIFTISADNFSSGLATAAFVAYLSSLTNLKFSATQYALLSSIMLLLPRLIGGYSGVLVEKFGYSDFFLITALMGVPTLLLILLQWHRQGNRATALPADEPTKPE, from the coding sequence ATGCATCGTAAAAGCTGGCGCGACGCGATCGCCGCCTACTCCAGCCCCTCGACACTGGTTCTTCTGGTGCTTGGGTTCGCCGCCGGCCTGCCTTACATGTTGGTGTTCTCGACCCTGTCGGTGTGGCTGCGTGAAGCGGGCGTGGCGCGGGAGACCATCGGCTTCGCCAGCCTGATCGGCCTGGCCTACGCCTTCAAGTGGGTGTGGTCGCCCCTGCTCGACCAGTGGCGCCTGCCGCTGCTCGGCAAGCTCGGCAGGCGGCGCTCCTGGCTGGTGCTGTCGCAGATTCTGATCGCCATCGGCCTGGCCGGCATGGCGCTGTGCGATCCGCATACCCACCTGACCTGGCTGATCGCCCTGGCCGTGCTGGTGGCCTTCGCCTCGGCGACCCAGGACATCGCCGTCGATGCCTACCGCCTGGAGATCGTCGACGACACCCGCCAGGCTGCCCTGGCCGCCAGCTACATGGCCGGCTACCGGGTCGCCGCGCTGCTGGCCACCGCCGGCGCGCTGTACGTCGCCGAGGGCCTGGGCTCGACCACCCTGCTCTACCAGCACGCCGCCTGGGCGGGCACCTACCTGCTGTTCGCGCTGCTGATGCTGCCGGGCCTGCTGACCAGCCTGTGGATGAAGGAGCCGCCGGTCTCCCTGCGTACCCAGCTGGCCGCCGCCAAGTACGGTTTCAGCCACCAGATCGCCTCGGTGCTGGTGCTGATCGTGCTACTGGTGTCGGTACCGGCGATGTTCACCCAGCTGTACAACACCGACTTCCCCAGCCTGGTAACCGGCGAAGCCACCCTGCTGGACCTGCTGCTCGAGGACCGCGCCTTCCTGCGCGCCATCCTCTATACCATCCTCACCACCCTGTGCCTGTCGTCGATGGGCCGCCGCGGCCTGGCACCGGTGCTCACCCCGGTCAACGACTTCATCCTGCGCTACCGTTGGCAGGCGCTGCTGCTGCTCGGGCTGATAGCCACCTACCGCATGTCCGACACGGTGATGGGCGTGATGGCCAACGTCTTCTACATCGACCAGGGCTTCACCAAGGACCAGATCGCCAGCGTCAGCAAGCTGTTCGGGCTGATCATGACCCTGGTCGGCGCCGGTGCCGGCGGTTTGCTGATCGTGCGCTTCGGGATCATGCCGATCCTGTTCATCGGTGGCGCGGCGTCGGCGGCCACCAACCTGCTGTTCATGCTGTTGGCCGGCATGGGCGCCAACCTGCAGATGCTGATCTTCACCATCTCGGCGGACAACTTCAGCTCCGGCCTGGCCACGGCGGCGTTCGTCGCCTACCTGTCGAGCCTGACCAACCTGAAATTCTCGGCCACCCAGTACGCGCTGCTGAGTTCCATCATGCTGCTGCTGCCGCGTCTGATCGGCGGCTATTCCGGCGTACTGGTGGAGAAGTTCGGCTACTCCGACTTCTTCCTGATCACCGCACTGATGGGCGTGCCCACCCTGCTGCTGATCCTGCTGCAGTGGCATCGCCAGGGTAATCGGGCCACCGCGCTGCCTGCCGACGAGCCCACAAAACCGGAATAA
- a CDS encoding mechanosensitive ion channel family protein, producing MDMSIDQLVVMSQAWIPVLLQYSGKLALAIVTLLIGWWLISKLTGKVSALMDGRKVDRALSSFIGSLASIVLKILLIISVASMIGVETTSFIAVIGAAGLAIGLALQGSLANFAGGVLIMLFRPFKAGDFIEAQGISGSVDYIQIFHTVLRTGDNKVVIVPNGTLSNGIITNHSRQNTRQVLYDVKLDYNADLAKAREVLLELSKDARVHQEPAPVVVVSNLGETSINLSLRMWTAAGDYWPVIFMLNESVRDRLRAEGVELAQPPRMVQVVQQGNAD from the coding sequence ATGGATATGAGCATCGACCAGCTGGTCGTCATGTCACAGGCCTGGATTCCGGTATTGCTGCAGTACAGCGGCAAGCTGGCCCTGGCTATCGTTACCCTGCTGATCGGCTGGTGGCTGATCAGCAAGCTGACCGGCAAGGTCAGCGCCCTGATGGATGGTCGCAAGGTCGATCGTGCGCTGAGCAGCTTTATCGGCAGCCTGGCGAGCATCGTGCTCAAGATCCTGCTGATCATCAGCGTGGCGTCGATGATCGGCGTGGAAACCACCTCGTTCATCGCGGTGATCGGTGCGGCGGGCCTGGCCATCGGCCTGGCGCTGCAGGGCAGCCTGGCGAACTTCGCCGGCGGTGTGCTGATCATGCTGTTCCGCCCGTTCAAGGCCGGCGATTTCATCGAGGCCCAGGGGATTTCCGGTTCGGTGGACTACATCCAGATCTTCCACACCGTGCTGCGTACCGGCGACAACAAGGTGGTGATCGTGCCCAACGGCACGCTGTCCAACGGCATCATCACCAACCACTCGCGGCAGAACACCCGCCAGGTGCTGTATGACGTGAAGCTCGATTACAACGCCGACCTGGCCAAGGCCCGCGAGGTGCTGCTGGAGCTTTCCAAGGACGCCCGCGTGCACCAGGAGCCGGCGCCGGTGGTGGTGGTGTCCAACCTGGGCGAAACCTCGATCAACCTGTCGCTGCGCATGTGGACGGCCGCTGGCGACTACTGGCCGGTGATCTTCATGCTCAACGAGAGCGTGCGTGATCGCCTGCGTGCCGAAGGCGTCGAGCTGGCGCAGCCACCACGCATGGTGCAGGTGGTGCAGCAGGGCAACGCAGACTGA
- a CDS encoding YajQ family cyclic di-GMP-binding protein, with translation MPSFDVVSELDKHELTNALDNATKELERRFDLRGKCSFEVKDKAVTLTAEADFMLEQMLDIIRGCLIKRKIDSQCMETKDPYASGKVVKQEVEFREGIDKELAKKIVAHIKDAKLKVQAAIQGEQVRVTGKKRDDLQECIASLRGKDFGMPLQYNNFRD, from the coding sequence ATGCCCTCGTTCGACGTGGTGTCGGAGCTGGACAAACACGAACTCACCAATGCCCTGGACAATGCCACCAAGGAGCTGGAGCGGCGCTTCGACCTGCGCGGCAAGTGCAGTTTCGAGGTCAAGGACAAGGCCGTCACGCTGACCGCCGAGGCCGATTTCATGCTCGAGCAGATGCTCGACATCATTCGTGGCTGCCTGATCAAGCGCAAGATCGACAGCCAGTGCATGGAAACCAAGGATCCGTACGCGTCCGGCAAGGTGGTCAAGCAGGAGGTCGAGTTCCGCGAAGGCATCGACAAGGAGCTGGCCAAGAAGATCGTCGCCCACATCAAGGACGCCAAGCTCAAGGTGCAGGCCGCCATTCAGGGCGAGCAGGTGCGCGTCACCGGCAAGAAGCGCGATGACCTGCAGGAATGCATCGCCTCGCTGCGCGGCAAGGATTTCGGCATGCCGTTGCAGTACAACAACTTCCGCGACTGA
- a CDS encoding GGDEF domain-containing response regulator produces the protein MPNPHLSILVVDDAKFSSAMIGRALSQAGYQDIRFASSAAEAISNLEQRPASVLLADWLMPEMDGLELTGRVRQLDEAAEHYTYVILLTGKEGENVLNEAFDRGVDDFISKSAMNEQLLPRVFAAERLCSTLQRLLQENALLVQNIASLEERNLVDPLTGLGNTRYLKQKMADSLRQVESRGGALCYLLIGLQGADELGTRHGKAFYNELLRSVARRLQQLVRPLDVLVSLDDRHFALITLLEDLQECSPSSFKRLHEGLNLKAFKTSEGFISLKAGIAVVGLDSKAMPMEQQQLVDLATRLLPEAHASGRVTAVRLPRT, from the coding sequence ATGCCCAACCCCCATCTCAGTATTCTGGTGGTGGACGACGCCAAGTTCTCGAGCGCCATGATCGGACGCGCATTGAGCCAGGCTGGATATCAGGATATTCGCTTCGCCAGCAGCGCTGCCGAAGCCATCAGCAACCTCGAACAACGCCCCGCCAGCGTGCTGCTGGCCGACTGGCTGATGCCCGAAATGGACGGCCTGGAGCTGACCGGCCGGGTACGCCAGCTCGACGAAGCGGCCGAGCATTACACCTACGTCATCCTGCTGACCGGCAAGGAAGGCGAGAACGTGCTCAACGAAGCCTTCGACCGCGGCGTCGATGACTTCATCAGCAAGTCGGCCATGAACGAACAGCTGCTGCCGCGGGTGTTCGCCGCCGAACGCCTGTGCAGCACCCTGCAGCGCCTGCTCCAGGAAAACGCCCTGTTGGTGCAGAACATCGCCAGCCTGGAGGAGCGCAACCTGGTCGACCCGCTGACCGGCCTGGGCAATACCCGCTACTTGAAGCAGAAGATGGCGGACAGCCTGCGCCAGGTGGAGTCGCGCGGTGGCGCATTGTGCTACCTGCTGATCGGCCTGCAGGGCGCCGACGAACTGGGCACGCGCCACGGCAAGGCCTTCTACAACGAACTGCTGCGCAGCGTCGCCCGACGCCTGCAACAACTGGTGCGCCCGCTGGACGTGCTGGTCAGCCTGGACGATCGTCACTTCGCGCTGATCACCCTGCTCGAAGACCTTCAGGAGTGCTCGCCAAGCAGCTTCAAACGCCTGCACGAAGGGCTCAACCTCAAGGCCTTCAAGACCAGCGAAGGCTTCATCAGCCTCAAGGCCGGTATCGCCGTGGTCGGGCTGGACAGCAAGGCCATGCCGATGGAGCAGCAGCAGCTGGTCGATCTGGCCACCCGCCTGCTACCCGAGGCCCACGCCAGCGGCCGCGTGACCGCCGTACGCCTGCCACGCACATGA